GGTGTATTCCGCCCAGGCCGCCACTTTCTGGTCACAGCCCGCGTAGCTACAGTCGGCGGTCGCCTGTCTTGCCCATTCATCTACCTGGGCATAATACGCATCCAGCTGCTTGCGGCTGAGACCGGATTGCTTCTCCGACAGCGTGTGATCCCAGCTCCATCAACTGATCTCTGGAATGGCCGGAGTCGGATCGTCCGGAAAGGGCACTTCGATCGGCTTGCTCTCGGGATCACTCAGAAACCGCACATAGGTCTCCACCGCCAGTTTGTACTGCCGGAATGTCACCGCACCCCCTTCGCCCTGGCTGTACAAACCTTCGAACCAGACCACCTCCGGCGTGATATGCGCAATCCAGGCATTGCCGTCGGCGGGAATGTACCGGGTTTCGCCGGTTTCAATTTGGCGAATTCCTCGAAGGAAGCTCGCACCTGAACCTTCGGGGTTCTGGATGTCGTTATCAATAGCCTCGCACATGAACTCGAATCGCTGGAGAATCCGTGCCTTCAAATCGACAACATGGAGGTTCAAGTCGATGCTGACCCCATTCACTTCAATTCTTGGCGTGCAACGCAAAACAGCAGTTGGGTGACCCATAATCATTCTCCTAACGGATAGAACGTCGTACGCTGGTTCTTTGAATCCCAAGAAAACTGCAAACGAATCCCGGACGGTGAGGTTGCAATAAACCGTTGCCCGGCCAGTCCGCCTGCTTGAGCCTGCTTAAACGCCTCACTCACCTCATACTCGATGCGCGCCTGGGACCATGACGGCGGGAAGAATGTCGAGTC
The Halothiobacillus diazotrophicus DNA segment above includes these coding regions:
- a CDS encoding EndoU domain-containing protein, whose protein sequence is MRLAAARATAEAPVQVFDANKVNPATGQKGVWVNKFADSTFFPPSWSQARIEYEVSEAFKQAQAGGLAGQRFIATSPSGIRLQFSWDSKNQRTTFYPLGE